A region of the Salvelinus alpinus chromosome 24, SLU_Salpinus.1, whole genome shotgun sequence genome:
CAAAAAGTTATTCAGTGCATAATAAATGCATTTTCGAAGAAATGCAGTCATTAAAAAGCGACAATCTCTTGTGCCAATTACATATTTATAAACATATTTGCAGAGAAATGTCAGATTGTTCTATGAAATGTTTCTACATTTTTAAGTATGAATTTCAAAGCGTAGGCTAATAACTAATGGTTTGAAATAAACAAAATGTAAATATACTTTAATGATTCTTAAAATATGAAACCTGTGAAAAAACAACTGATCTGTGATGACAATAATTATAAGACGGGTATGTTGTACAAAACGTTTTATTATACAGACCCCACCTATGCTAGCCTATTAAATGCCTTTGTCTGCAAAAACGTTAGTGCATTCTGACTTGACATAGGCACATGTAACTCCAGTGTGCGATAGAATGAGTAGATTTACGTAGACTTAGATGGACAGGCACCTATTTCAAGTCAGGTTATTGCCAAAAACGTAAAAGTAGCTGTTCAATTATCTTCATACATACTTAACTGATACACtaagtttattttggtattgttcTTAAACTTAGATGCTTTACATTTCATTATCTTCTTTCATTTGCAATAGTCTTTAATTTAGTCAGTATATTTTTTCAATTGTATAGTGTGCATACCGGTATGTAAATATTTACAATCCAGGCCATATGCAGCCATCTCAACTGCCTTATATGCAAATATTCGGAATACTGTTAAGCATTCAGTTGAAGAAATATGAGTGTATATGGCAATCTGATGTATAAACAATAGTAGGAGTCGTCCACTGCCATCAGTTAAAACTGATTCTACTTGAAAATGCGTGTGGCTTAACATTTTTATATTTATCTTTTTCATAAAAAACAACTGTATAACTATTTGTAAATATTTGTTATGTTACGTAACAGATTAAATGTTTGAACATTGCTTATTAAAACGTGGCTATTGTCTTTTGCATATCTTTGTTGAAGTAATTCATATTAAGCATTTTAACATGCATTAGGATAGGTCTTTATTTAAACTAACTGATTGGCCTAACATTTGTTCAAGAATCAAGGAACTATGACTTAAACATAAATATGGTAAATGAAACGTTACATTTCATTATAGGTTCGTTTGTAGTTCAGAATTACATTTAACACATTGTTCTATGACTGATCAAGTATATTGTTGTGGGGCTCTCTCCTCTAGACCACACTAGTGGGATCTCTTTTGCAGAATCTTATTCCACTGTCCATGTCAGACAGTCTCTCCATTCCCCCTTCATCCAGGTCAAAGTCAAACACCTGCCCATTTTCTCTCACCCTCTTGGGCTGTGCGGACCTGGGTAACACAGCCACACCCTGCTGAATGGCCCACCTCAAGAGCACCTGGGAGGCAGTTCTGCCATGCCCCTCCGCCATAGCAACAACTTCTGGTTCCGACAACAGGGCACCTTTCCCCAGGGATGAATACGCCTGGAAGCAGACTCCCGAGTCCCTGCAAATGACCCTCAGCTTCTTCTGTGCCAGTCTAGGATGGAACTCCACCTGCAGaatggtaaaaaatatataataaatgagAGTTAAAATCCCAGGCCAGGTACAAACAGCAGCTGTGCCCTTGGCTAAGCTAAATCCGAATAGATTTAAACTATGGTCTGTGTGTCAAATTTGAAATATAAAACCACTTCAACAAATCATGAGGACATTAATGTACCTGCAGCACGGCAGGGCGCACCCTGCAGGTCTCCAGCAGCTCTATCAGGTGCCTTGGAGAGTAGTTTGAGACCCCAATTGCTCTGAGCAGCCCATTGGCATGGAGCTCCTCCATGACAGTCCAGGTGTGGGCTCGATGCTGTGCATTCCTCTCATCTTCTGGTT
Encoded here:
- the LOC139552490 gene encoding aldo-keto reductase Mvan_2161-like produces the protein MSSPLPSFRLNTGAQMPLLGLGTYRLQGKQMHLSVDAALGEGYRAFDTAAVYGNEADLGHALLDLMPKHNLTRADIFLISKLSPADMGSKAREGCARSLERLGLGGYIDLYLIHWPGTEGLEPEDERNAQHRAHTWTVMEELHANGLLRAIGVSNYSPRHLIELLETCRVRPAVLQVEFHPRLAQKKLRVICRDSGVCFQAYSSLGKGALLSEPEVVAMAEGHGRTASQVLLRWAIQQGVAVLPRSAQPKRVRENGQVFDFDLDEGGMERLSDMDSGIRFCKRDPTSVV